The Deinococcus humi genome has a segment encoding these proteins:
- the accC gene encoding acetyl-CoA carboxylase biotin carboxylase subunit: protein MFKKILIANRGEIALRVIRTARELGVKTVVVYSTADENSLPVLLADESVCVGPPASNASYLNIPNILSAALMTGAEGIHPGYGFMAENPDFAEMCREHGLVFIGPTPESMRALGSKAGGREIAAASNVPVVPGTGILEDLDAAILAAKQIGYPVLLKASAGGGGRGQKVIRTQDELKKGFDQAREEARLYFSDPDLIMEKFLEEFRHVEVQVMGDGNGHVIHIGERDCSIQRRNQKLIEEAPSTLPDSLRQEILAAGVRLAQHVNYAGAGTLEFIVDRDGNYYFMEMNTRIQVEHCVSEMISGLDLVRMQLEIASGHGLNLKQEDVVLRGHAIECRLNAEDPSKDFRPAAGRIDDVHFAGGPGVRVDSHAYTGYVIPPHYDSLIGKLIVHHDNRAEAIARMKRALEETVIQGPKTTIPLYIKIMDNPFYKRGAVMTNFLKTRMDM, encoded by the coding sequence ATGTTCAAGAAAATTCTGATCGCCAACCGGGGCGAGATTGCCCTGCGCGTTATCCGCACGGCGCGCGAACTGGGCGTCAAGACGGTGGTGGTGTACTCCACCGCCGACGAGAACAGCCTGCCCGTGCTGCTGGCCGACGAGTCCGTGTGCGTAGGGCCGCCCGCCAGCAACGCCTCGTATCTGAATATTCCCAACATCCTTTCGGCGGCCCTGATGACCGGCGCCGAGGGCATCCATCCGGGCTACGGCTTCATGGCCGAGAACCCCGACTTCGCCGAGATGTGCCGCGAGCACGGGCTGGTCTTTATCGGCCCCACCCCGGAGAGCATGCGGGCGCTGGGCTCCAAGGCGGGCGGGCGGGAAATTGCTGCCGCCAGCAACGTGCCCGTCGTTCCTGGCACGGGCATTCTGGAAGACCTTGACGCCGCCATTCTGGCGGCCAAGCAGATCGGCTACCCCGTGCTGCTCAAGGCCAGCGCGGGCGGCGGCGGGCGCGGCCAGAAGGTCATCCGGACCCAGGACGAACTGAAGAAGGGCTTCGATCAGGCCCGCGAGGAAGCGCGGCTGTACTTCAGCGATCCAGACCTGATCATGGAGAAATTCCTTGAAGAGTTCCGGCATGTGGAAGTGCAGGTCATGGGCGACGGCAATGGCCACGTCATCCACATCGGTGAGCGTGACTGCAGCATCCAGCGGCGCAACCAGAAACTGATCGAGGAAGCGCCCAGCACGTTGCCCGACAGCCTGCGCCAGGAGATTCTGGCGGCGGGCGTGCGTCTCGCGCAGCACGTCAACTACGCTGGGGCCGGGACGCTGGAATTCATCGTGGACCGCGACGGCAACTACTACTTCATGGAGATGAACACCCGCATTCAGGTGGAACACTGCGTCTCCGAGATGATCAGCGGCCTGGATCTGGTGCGGATGCAGCTGGAAATCGCCTCCGGCCACGGCCTGAACCTGAAACAGGAGGACGTGGTGCTGCGCGGTCACGCCATCGAGTGCCGCCTGAACGCCGAAGACCCGTCCAAGGATTTCCGCCCCGCCGCGGGCCGTATCGACGACGTGCATTTCGCGGGTGGCCCTGGCGTGCGAGTAGATTCGCACGCTTACACCGGTTACGTGATCCCGCCGCATTACGACAGCCTGATCGGCAAATTGATCGTGCATCACGATAACCGCGCCGAGGCGATTGCCCGCATGAAACGCGCCCTGGAAGAAACTGTGATCCAAGGGCCGAAGACCACCATTCCGCTGTACATCAAGATCATGGACAACCCGTTCTACAAACGCGGCGCGGTCATGACCAACTTCCTCAAGACGCGGATG
- the accB gene encoding acetyl-CoA carboxylase biotin carboxyl carrier protein, which yields MNPDDLKQMLDALKAADVREFSLKTGSFSLDLKRGPQAMSGPAFAPSAPAVPQAQPQPTFETAESAPAPTSALTPASETPQAAPAAAVSTPAAPAAASGMPVKAPIVGTFYASSSPDAAPYVKVGDTVAAGQVLCIIEAMKLMNEIEAETGGVVREILVKNAEPVEYGQTLFLIE from the coding sequence ATGAACCCAGACGACCTGAAACAGATGCTTGATGCCCTCAAAGCCGCCGATGTGCGCGAATTCAGCCTCAAGACCGGCAGCTTCTCGCTGGATCTCAAGCGTGGTCCGCAGGCTATGAGCGGCCCGGCTTTCGCGCCCAGCGCCCCGGCTGTCCCCCAGGCCCAGCCGCAACCCACCTTTGAGACCGCCGAGAGTGCGCCGGCTCCTACCTCTGCCCTTACCCCCGCGTCAGAGACGCCCCAGGCTGCGCCAGCGGCCGCCGTCAGCACCCCTGCGGCGCCTGCAGCGGCCAGCGGTATGCCGGTCAAGGCTCCTATCGTCGGCACCTTCTACGCCAGCAGCAGCCCGGATGCTGCGCCCTACGTCAAGGTGGGCGACACCGTGGCCGCTGGACAGGTGCTGTGCATCATTGAGGCCATGAAGCTGATGAACGAGATCGAGGCTGAGACGGGCGGCGTGGTCCGCGAGATTCTGGTCAAGAACGCCGAGCCGGTGGAATACGGTCAGACGCTCTTCCTGATCGAGTAA
- a CDS encoding IclR family transcriptional regulator, translated as MLSLQKAANILSAFSAEQPEWGVRALAAHLGVPRATAHAYLAGLTGAGFLRRTPVGKYRLSWHLAEMGAQLTASLPWFPDARALITRLALEVRSVAFLCILEGEEVVAAIRERHPDADIDLPLDVYLPATSTASGKILYAHADITPKTFSTCTQSSITTLDEWHTEVARVGRLGYAYSIEEWIPGQCTLGVPYHYAGALVAAIGVQMSAARYLREERAIRERVLDIVREAEGLN; from the coding sequence GTGCTGTCCCTTCAAAAAGCGGCGAACATCCTGTCGGCCTTCAGCGCCGAGCAGCCTGAATGGGGCGTCCGCGCCCTGGCAGCGCACCTGGGCGTGCCCCGCGCCACGGCCCACGCGTACCTGGCGGGGCTGACTGGCGCGGGCTTTCTGCGCCGCACCCCTGTCGGCAAATACCGCTTGTCGTGGCATCTGGCCGAGATGGGCGCGCAACTCACCGCTTCTCTGCCCTGGTTCCCCGATGCCCGCGCGCTGATCACCCGGCTGGCGCTGGAGGTGCGTTCGGTGGCCTTCCTGTGCATTCTGGAGGGCGAGGAGGTTGTTGCGGCGATCCGCGAACGCCACCCGGACGCCGACATCGATCTGCCGCTAGACGTTTACCTGCCCGCCACCTCCACGGCCAGCGGCAAGATTCTGTACGCCCACGCAGACATCACGCCCAAGACGTTTTCCACCTGTACCCAGAGCAGCATCACCACGCTGGACGAGTGGCACACCGAAGTGGCGCGGGTGGGACGGCTGGGCTACGCCTACAGCATCGAGGAATGGATTCCGGGTCAATGCACGTTGGGTGTGCCGTACCACTACGCGGGCGCACTGGTGGCCGCCATCGGTGTGCAGATGAGCGCTGCTCGCTACCTGCGCGAGGAGCGCGCCATCCGCGAGCGGGTGCTGGACATCGTGCGCGAGGCCGAGGGGCTGAACTGA